One Candidatus Nitronauta litoralis genomic window, GTAACGCGATGCAGGTCTGGGAGAAAGGGGGGAACTTTAAAGCCCTCCTGAAAAAGGATGCGGATATTAAAAAGACTCTTAGTGCAAAGGAAATTGACCGGGCCTTCGATCAAAAGCATCATTTGAGAAATGTGGATAAAATATTCAAACGTGTATTTAAAAACTAACTGGGGAAATGATGAAAAGAGGAAAGCAGCTCTACGAAGGAAAATCAAAAATAATTTACGAGACAGAGAATCCGGATCTCTTAATACAATATTATAAAGACGATGCCTCTGCATTCAATGGTATCAAAAAAGGAACCATTGTAGACAAGGGTGTGATGAACAATCACATATCCTCTGTTATTTATAAATGGCTGGAAGAGAAAGGGGTTGCCACCCACTTTGTTGAGCACATGAACGATCGGGAACAGCTGACCAAAAAGCTGGATATTATTCTGGTCGAAGTGGTGATGCGTAATGTGGTGGCGGGCAGTCTGGCCAAACGGATGGGGCGACCCGAAGGTGAAGTATTGAAGAACCCGATCCTTGAATTTTATTATAAAGATGATGATCTGGGCGATCCGATGATAAACGAATATCATATTCGGGAGTTTGGTCTGGCAACAGACGACGAGATCCAGCAACTCAAGCTATTAGGTTTTAAGGTGAATGATTTGCTGGTTGGATATTTTGAAGAGCGCGGAATCCGGTTGGTGGACTATAAGCTGGAGTTCGGACGGCGCAATGGAGAGC contains:
- a CDS encoding phosphoribosylaminoimidazolesuccinocarboxamide synthase, with the translated sequence MKRGKQLYEGKSKIIYETENPDLLIQYYKDDASAFNGIKKGTIVDKGVMNNHISSVIYKWLEEKGVATHFVEHMNDREQLTKKLDIILVEVVMRNVVAGSLAKRMGRPEGEVLKNPILEFYYKDDDLGDPMINEYHIREFGLATDDEIQQLKLLGFKVNDLLVGYFEERGIRLVDYKLEFGRRNGELLLGDEISPDGCRLWDLKTNEKMDKDRFRFDLGKVEEKYQEVYSKICGGENKG